A DNA window from Heterodontus francisci isolate sHetFra1 unplaced genomic scaffold, sHetFra1.hap1 HAP1_SCAFFOLD_368, whole genome shotgun sequence contains the following coding sequences:
- the LOC137361529 gene encoding probable G-protein coupled receptor 139, whose amino-acid sequence MLFEVSTRVQQLSSLHICCPDPIKYGSWRIRVNLLAIVILSQGNCGLTTCTTRYLVAMAMTDLLFIITGVLLWRITFYYFLGSFLVITPVCIVIAVMFRAATEFSVWFTVAFTFDRFMAICCQKLKTKYCTEKTAVVVLTTTSILLCVKNIPFHFAYEPLWIIDNIPCFCALKSNYYTDPGWVGLDWLDTLLTPLLPFALILLLNALTVRHILVASRIRKGLRGQSKGVNCSDPEMDSRRKSVILLFTISGSFMLLWLVYVIQFLYYIITGSEPGDYNDSEYMFKRFGYMLRTLSCCTNTFIYVVTQSKFREQFRIAVKYPVTSIIQFMNKLSN is encoded by the exons ATGTTGTTTGAAGTTTCTACACGAGTTCAACAGTTGAG tTCCCTTCACATCTGCTGCCCCGACCCCATTAAATATGGAAGCTGGCGGATCAGAG ttaatttactggcgattgtgatcctctcCCAGGGAAACTGTGGCCTCACCACCTGCACCACTcgatacctggtggccatggcaatgacgGACCTACTCTTCATTATCACTGGGGTCTTACTGTGGCGGATCACTTTTTATTATTTCCTGGGATCTTTCCTGGTCATCACCCCTGTATGTATTGTAATCGCTGTCATGTTTCGTGCAGCCACAGaattttctgtctggttcactgtcgctttcacctttgatcgatttatggccatttgttgccagaagctgaaaacaaaatattgcacagagaaaactGCAGTTGTGGTTCTAACAACAACCTCGATTCTGCTTTGCGTAAAAAACATCCCCTTCCACTTTGCATATGAACCTTTATGGATAATCGACAATATACCATGCTTCTGTGCTTTAAAGTCAAACTATTATACTGATCCTGGATGGGTGGGACTTGACTGGCTTGATAcgcttttaaccccattgctcccattcgctttaattctgttgctcaacgctctgacagtcagacacattttagtggccagtcgaatccgtaagggactgagaggtcagagcaagggagTTAATTGCAGTGATCCAGAGATGGATAGTAGAAGAAAATCTGTTATTTTActtttcaccatatctggcagcttcatgctcctctggttggtgtatgttatacaATTCTTATATTATATCATTACAGGATCAGAACCCGgggattacaatgattctgaatatatGTTCAAAAGATTTGGATATATGCTGCGGACGTTGAgctgctgcacaaatacatttatttatgtggtgactcagtccaagttcagggagcagttcaggatcgcggtgaaatatccagttacatcaattattcaatttatGAATAAACTAAGCAACTGA